A window of the Tripterygium wilfordii isolate XIE 37 chromosome 12, ASM1340144v1, whole genome shotgun sequence genome harbors these coding sequences:
- the LOC120010210 gene encoding uncharacterized protein LOC120010210, giving the protein MKKPMKRRNNRLLEAVLHYLKSDTYLFAPLISPPPTGFTETNTPSSSSPLSERSEMKEASRGDSSGMLTNVGEYLKSDSFMAPWLLLSQLVLLQVVLFLLLVLVLFE; this is encoded by the exons ATGAAGAAACCCATGAAGCGAAGGAACAATAGACTGCTCGAGGCAGTTTTACACTATCTCAAATCAGACACTTACTTGTTTGCTCCTCTGATCTCTCCTCCTCCGACTGGTTTTACGGAAACAAATactccctcttcttcctctcctctTTCCGAaa GATCAGAAATGAAAGAAGCAAGCAGAGGAGATAGTTCGGGAATGCTGACGAACGTTGGGGAGTATCTTAAGTCTGATTCTTTTATGGCCCCTTGGTTGCTCCTCAGCCAATTAGTTCTTCTCCAAGTGGTActctttcttctccttgttCTCGTCTTGTTTGAATGA